In Hevea brasiliensis isolate MT/VB/25A 57/8 chromosome 13, ASM3005281v1, whole genome shotgun sequence, a single genomic region encodes these proteins:
- the LOC110665715 gene encoding uncharacterized protein LOC110665715 isoform X1, translating into MAKIGSRRELLDRWRGIEEEEEELNDDDDPLKRRRLHQLKEEWFADTFNFLISLPKENHIWCGSWDLMGPLLETFYNYFKDERPDSPLRLMWKRISQELRQCIQCICQHHQAKEMYSMEYESSSIGPLLDVLRSLDEERVTQHLREINSRLKKEEYDHQRDNTEVVSLMYEVMMFPVLLDDQSLVIEFELFIEAVDNMHELTLAGHQQFPGVFVLLFCNRRVRTIGRHLARSMEKLRRATDMEPFQPLLNKFIGFLETEALPSATKTSRPRAQLDRLSIWLGITSLLEFLEPPAFEEGILERYPIFFDIVLNHISGDSAEFSHAVSCLKELFKMLGCKLWLRSTLSPSVMRNTLLGQCFHTRNEKIHKDIFDLLPPFLQSLEALQDGEHERQRRHFLYFLLHQVPVSSNFNVLTRKLACKIALLIIHRGYKMNPPCPPVECVHMWGPSLVSSLKDSSLHSSLRQPAFDLIQTIIVSDAAALVTALLDYRAPLDVGRNISIEFNDDDRLLFSSDVEENDSSCWSEFSAQSKITSQDYKDWMCVPMLWIDVLVDIDPSILPVSFSKAVFWARSHLTMIEPENSAEMALAVKTWLSSSVTELSTSFGWKVPTGSDDGGGGKESKNSIRVSMLHLPLIRAFNRLTAHFVVQVGQGELRKQWTWEPWMAESLILSLLDPNDSVRQVGKCLLEHVSSTRGLACGLKFLCSSGSSLSAIFLGLRHALKVVQLDSVVSKFHTLQHFFFILRKLITEGDLVSENSSDNSVAKKYSSEGGFLTQPIFDSLPANVGGHSTSDDLKSQESFRYLLLENAWPLIRKCLIEGKGFVDYSLCQMTCVRVLEILPVVFERLYPSLIEHTRDSGKIVGNLLDFMWLHDLIDWGKSSLKVVIVYWKRTVTSLLNLLKGSCSTASASTFKVIENLILCESVNVDQLTEEVSRLRVSLSKEVSGDMRMAKLRPQASVSADLSFVRRYSASYMQAAPVKDSSVQSLDSMSVANRGEKSKVIVLSDDEAERQISPAKVILPDNENSGHVQLDSWRVASPVDRSALVTDAAKEKVSSIRTSRDLLDAFEQKDASDRSGLTSQKQEFDKLRDKSLSSLKSKGADDKSKEVKSKVDIYDAFSSQNKINLKNSCDEPMNAKSMNQICHSMVSETRDSILNELVHDANADISESSFKSVRQQPLFLAKISASCPKRQVIQLKTPADNRFGSLQRLEAGVKRFKPPRLDAWYKPILEINYFEIVGLTSASEDETQMVSNSKLKEVPVCFQSPEQYVDIFRPLVLEEFKAQLNSSFLDMSSWEEMYYGILSVLSVERVDDFHLVRFVHDDNDFTSPKSFAENDLILLTKEAPQNTYHDVHMVGKVERRERDNKRRASMLLIRFYFLNGSSRLNQARRQLLERSKWHASRIMSITPQLREFQVLSSIKDIPMLSVILKPVNDSLDHNELRELSLGKLSQPLQQALKSSFNENQLQAINVAIGLPNSKKDIELSLIQGPPGTGKTRTIVAIVSGLLASLRGTNDAKNRLNGNSKQINSSCLNTRPKVSQSVAIARAWQDAALARQLNEDAERNEKSVEGSVRRRVLICAQSNAAVDELVSRISGGGLYGSDGKTYKPYIVRVGNAKTIHPNSLPFFIDTLVDNHLAEERMNLNDAKNGSSVGSSTALRSNLEKLVDHIRFYEAKRANLQDGNSDLKNSLDDGTLKGDDLKEMSDAELEVKLRKLYERKKQIFRDLSAAQAQEKKTYEEIKALKHKLRKSILKEAEIVVTTLSGCGGDLYGVCSESISSYKFGNPSEHTLFDAVVIDEAAQALEPATLIPLQLLKSYGTKCIMVGDPKQLPATVLSNVASKFLYECSMFERLQRAGHPVTMLTKQYRMHPEICRFPSLHFYDGKLLNGEEMSSKSAPFHESEGLGPYVFYDIIDGQQHRGKNSGGFSLYNEHEAEAAVALVRNFKKRYPSHFDGGKIGIITPYKSQLSLLRSHFSSAFGSSIIADMEFNTVDGFQGREVDILIFSTVRAADSCSYTNGVNSSSIGFIADVRRMNVALTRAKFSLWIFGNARTLQTNHNWAALVKDAKERNLIISVKRPYESFKTAFRHNSTTEKSENYSRQVKHVENARDPSKPSKQIEHRMQASFHRNSKKISFVAQCNRAVAEDNDNTLGKKEYVHCSIRKARDHNLPSVDATVENRMSKNVKSATSREYIGDSESKCNDKSEKIPHKGERKDKMNSKSNLSNSEQEMSDSRDNLKVNMSKGPKKSFKHNRNWEISTSSAGSGIKEREGNVGRAPNQMGASEDLITKRKQQREAVDAILYSSLISSKKSEPSMKPVPAKRPLSPTSIVSSGIRPPKTRKGPSIPSKGALQD; encoded by the exons atggctaagaTTGGGTCCAGGAGAGAGCTGTTAGATAGATGGAGAGgcattgaggaagaagaagaagaactaaACGACGACGACGACCCATTGAAACGCCGCCGCCTGCACCAGCTCAAAGAAGAATG GTTTGCAGATACGTTTAATTTTTTGATTAGTTTGCCTAAAGAAAACCATATATGGTGTGGCTCTTGGGATTTAATGGGGCCACTTTTGGAGACATTCTATAATTATTTCAAAGATGAGCGTCCTGATTCTCCTCTACGGCTTATGTGGAAGAGGATTTCTCAGGAATTACGGCAATGCATCCAATGCATATGTCAGCACCACCAGGCCAAAGAGATGTATAGTATGGAGTACGAGTCGAGTTCAATTGGTCCCCTTCTTGACGTGCTGCGAAGTCTGGATGAGGAAAGGGTAACTCAACATTTGCGTGAGATAAATTCTAGACTAAAGAAGGAAGAGTACGATCATCAGCGGGATAATACTGAAGTCGTTAGTCTTATGTATGAG GTCATGATGTTTCCTGTCCTGCTTGATGATCAGTCCTTGGTCATTGAATTTGAATTGTTTATTGAAGCAGTTGATAATATGCATGAGCTGACTTTGGCTGGACATCAACAATTTCCG GGTGTATTTGTGTTGCTTTTCTGCAATAGAAGAGTACGCACCATTGGTCGGCACTTAGCTCGTTCTATGGAAAAATTGAG GAGAGCAACAGATATGGAACCTTTCCAGCCTTTGCTGAACAAATTTATTGGTTTTCTGGAAACAGAAGCACTACCATCAGCCACCAAGACTTCAAGGCCAAGAGCGCAGCTGGATCGCTTATCTATATGGCTTGGAATAACATCACT GCTAGAGTTCTTAGAACCTCCTGCTTTTGAAGAAGGCATACTTGAGCGCTATCCCATTTTTTTTGACATTGTGCTCAACCATATAAGTGGTGATTCAGCTGAATTTTCTCATGCGGTAAGCTGTTTGAAAGAACTTTTCAAAATGCTTG GTTGCAAGCTTTGGCTAAGGTCTACATTGTCTCCAAGTGTGATGCGGAACACATTATTGGGCCAGTGTTTCCATACTCGAAATGAGAAGATCCATAAAGATATTTTTgatcttcttcctccttttcttcag TCACTTGAGGCTTTGCAAGATGGGGAACATGAAAGGCAGCGCAGGCATTTTCTCTATTTTCTTCTACATCAAGTTCCTGTGAGCAGCAACTTCAATGTTCTGACAAGAAAATTGGCATGCAAG ATAGCCCTTCTTATCATACACCGAGGCTACAAGATGAACCCACCATGCCCCCCAGTTGAATGTGTGCATATGTG gGGTCCTTCACTTGTGTCATCTTTGAAGGATTCTTCACTTCATAGTTCTCTTCGGCAACCAGCTTTTGATCTTATACAAACTATTATAGTGTCTGATGCTGCTGCCTTAGTAACTGCATTGTTGGACTACCGTGCCCCGTTAGATGTTGGTAGAAACATTTCAATTGAGTTTAATGATGATGACAGGCTTCTATTTTCCTCTGATGTTGAAGAAAATGATAGTAGTTGTTGGAGTGAATTCAGTGCACAGAGTAAGATTACTTCTCAAGACTACAAGGACTGGATGTGTGTTCCCATGTTATGGATAGATGTTCTGGTTGATATTGATCCATCTATCCTTCCAGTATCATTTTCAAAGGCTGTTTTCTGGGCCCGATCTCATTTAACCATGATAGAACCTGAAAACAGTGCAGAAATGGCACTTGCTGTTAAAACTTGGCTTTCTTCTTCAGTCACAGAACTCTCCACTTCATTTGGTTGGAAGGTCCCAACTGGTTCTGACGATGGTGGGGGTGGGAAGGAGTCAAAAAACTCGATAAGAGTGTCAATGCTGCATCTTCCTTTGATAAGAGCATTCAACAG GTTGACTGCTCATTTTGTAGTTCAAGTGGGGCAAGGGGAACTTCGGAAGCAGTGGACATGGGAACCATGGATGGCAGAGAGCTTGATCCTTTCACTTCTGGATCCTAATGAT AGTGTGAGGCAAGTTGGCAAGTGTCTGTTGGAGCATGTTTCCAGTACACGGGGTCTTGCATGTGGATTGAAGTTCCTTTGCTCCAGTGGTTCTTCTTTGTCAGCCATATTTTTAGGGTTGAGACATGCTTTAAAAGTG GTTCAATTGGATTCTGTTGTATCAAAATTTCACACTTTGCAGCATTTTTTCTTTATACTCCGGAAACTAATAACAGAAGGGGATTTAGTTTCTGAAAATTCATCTGATAATTCAGTAGCAAAGAAGTACTCTTCCGAAGGTGGATTTTTGACACAGCCAATCTTTGATTCTTTGCCTGCAAATGTTGGAGGGCATTCAACAAGTGATGACTTAAAATCACAGGAGAGTTTCCGTTACTTACTGTTAGAAAATGCATGGCCATTAATTCGAAAGTGTTTGATAGAAGGGAAAGGATTTGTAGATTACAGTCTTTGCCAG ATGACTTGTGTTCGTGTACTTGAAATCCTCCCTGTTGTTTTTGAGAGACTTTACCCATCTCTCATTGAGCATACTAGGGATTCTGGAAAAATTGTGGGAAATTTATTGGACTTCATGTGGCTACATGATCTGATTGACTGGGGGAAATCATCACTTAAAGTTGTAATTGTCTACTGGAAACGAACGGTAACTTCTTTGCTGAATCTGCTCAAAGGTTCTTGCAGTACTGCATCTGCATCGACTTTTAAGGTCATTGAGAATCTTATTTTATGTG AGAGTGTTAATGTTGATCAATTGACAGAAGAAGTTTCACGCCTTCGTGTTTCATTATCTAAGGAAGTTTCTGGTGATATGAGGATGGCCAAATTAAGACCACAAGCTTCAGTTTCTGCAGATTTGTCTTTTGTAAGAAGGTATTCTGCTTCTTACATGCAGGCTGCCCCTGTGAAGGATAGTAGCGTGCAATCCCTGGATTCTATGTCAGTAGCTAATAGAGGGGAAAAAAGTAAAGTGATTGTTCTTTCGGATGATGAAGCTGAAAGACAAATTTCACCTGCTAAGGTCATTCTACCTGATAATGAAAATTCAGGTCATGTTCAATTAGATAGCTGGAGAGTGGCTTCTCCAGTTGATAGAAGTGCTTTAGTAACTGACGCTGCAAAGGAGAAGGTTTCTAGCATTAGGACTTCAAGGGATCTATTGGATGCCTTTGAACAAAAGGATGCTTCAGATAGATCTGGCCTCACTTCTCAGAAGCAGGAATTTGATAAATTAAGAGACAAATCACTTTCTTCTCTCAAATCAAAAGGTGCAGATGATAAGAGCAAAGAAGTCAAGTCCAAAGTCGACATATATGATgccttctcatctcaaaataaaattaatttgaagaactCCTGTGATGAGCCTATGAATGCTAAAAGTATGAATCAAATTTGCCACAGTATGGTTTCTGAAACAAGAGATTCAATATTGAATGAGCTTGTGCATGATGCTAATGCTGATATATCTGAGTCTTCATTCAAATCAGTGAGACAGCAGCCCTTGTTTCTGGCAAAGATTAGTGCTTCTTGTCCAAAAAGGCAAGTCATCCAACTTAAAACACCTGCTGATAATAGATTTGGAAGTTTACAGAGACTGGAGGCTGGAGTGAAAAGGTTCAAGCCTCCAAGGCTTGATGCTTGGTATAAGCCCATTTTGGAAATAAATTACTTTGAAATAGTGGGTTTGACATCTGCAAGTGAAGATGAGACTCAGATGGTTAGCAATAGTAAATTAAAGGAGGTTCCAGTATGTTTTCAATCACCAGAACAATATGTTGACATTTTTCGGCCATTAGTTTTGGAGGAGTTTAAAGCACAGTTGAATAGTTCCTTCCTAGATATGTCTTCATGGGAGGAGATGTATTATGGCATTCTATCTGTGTTGTCAGTTGAGAGGGTTGATGACTTTCATCTTGTTCGCTTTGTCCATGATGACAATGATTTTACATCACCCAAAAGCTTTGCAGAAAATGACCTCATTTTGCTGACAAAAGAGGCTCCGCAAAATACTTACCATGATGTTCATATGGTTGGCAAG GTGGAGAGACGTGAGAGAGACAATAAAAGAAGGGCAAGTATGCTTCTAATCAGGTTCTATTTTCTAAATGGATCTTCACGTTTAAATCAAGCTAGGAGGCAACTTCTTGAACGTAGTAAATGGCATGCAAGTCGCATCATGAGCATTACACCTCAACTTCGAGAATTTCAGGTGCTATCATCAATTAAGGATATTCCCATGCTTTCAGTTATTCTAAAACCAGTCAATGATTCTCTGGATCATAATGAATTGAGAGAGCTATCTCTGGGTAAGCTATCCCAGCCCTTGCAGCAAGCACTGAAGTCATCCTTTAATGAGAACCAATTGCAAGCTATCAATGTTGCAATTGGATTGCCTAATTCAAAGAAAGACATTGAATTATCTCTCATTCAGGGTCCTCCAG GTACTGGGAAGACCCGAACTATAGTGGCCATTGTCAGTGGCTTGCTTGCTTCACTACGAGGAACAAATGATGCAAAGAATCGTTTGAATggaaattcaaaacaaattaatAGTTCATGCTTGAATACAAGGCCCAAAGTTAGCCAGTCTGTTGCAATTGCAAGAGCATGGCAAGACGCTGCCTTGGCTAGACAGTTAAATGAGGATGCAGAGAGAAACGAAAAGTCAGTGGAAGGTTCTGTAAGGAGAAGGGTACTCATTTGTGCTCAATCAAATGCTGCTGTTGATGAGTTGGTGTCAAGAATTTCTGGTGGCGGCCTTTATGGCAGTGATGGTAAAACGTACAAGCCATATATTGTACGGGTTGGTAATGCTAAAACAATTCATCCAAATTCACTGCCCTTCTTTATTGATACTCTTGTTGATAATCACCTTGCTGAAGAGAGGATGAATTTGAATGATGCTAAAAATGGTTCAAGTGTAGGCTCTTCTACGGCATTGCGTTCTAATCTAGAAAAGTTAGTCGACCATATTAGGTTTTATGAGGCTAAGCGAGCTAACTTACAGGATGGGAATTCAGACCTCAAAAATTCTTTAGATGATGGAACATTGAAAGGGGATGACTTAAAAGAAATGTCAGATGCTGAATTGGAGGTGAAGCTACGAAAGTTATATGAGCGGAAGAAACAAATTTTTAGAGATCTTAGCGCTGCTCAGGCACAGGAGAAGAAAACTTATGAAGAAATTAAGGCTCTGAAACATAAGCTGCGGAAGTCTATACTGAAGGAAGCGGAAATTGTGGTGACTACATTAAGTGGGTGCGGTGGTGATCTCTATGGAGTCTGCTCTGAATCTATATCAAGTTATAAATTTGGGAATCCATCTGAGCATACCCTTTTTGATGCTGTTGTGATTGATGAAGCAGCTCAA GCTCTGGAACCTGCTACTTTGATTCCTCTACAGCTTTTAAAGTCATATGGGACAAAATGTATCATG GTTGGTGACCCAAAGCAGCTTCCTGCAACAGTCCTCTCTAATGTTGCAAGCAAATTTCTTTATGAATGTAGCATGTTTGAGCGTTTACAAAGGGCTGGTCATCCAGTTACCATGCTTACCAAACAG TATAGGATGCACCCAGAGATTTGCCGGTTTCCCTCCTTGCATTTTTATGATGGTAAACTACTAAATGGAGAAGAAATGTCAAGCAAATCAGCACCATTTCATGAGAGTGAGGGTCTTGGCCCTTATGTATTCTATGACATTATTGACGGCCAGCAACATCGTGGTAAGAATTCTGGTGGATTTTCCCTCTATAATGAGCATGAAGCTGAAGCTGCTGTCGCATTAGTCAGAAATTTCAAGAAGAG GTACCCCTCTCACTTTGATGGTGGAAAAATTGGTATCATAACTCCATACAAGAGCCAACTATCACTTTTGCGTTCTCATTTTTCTAGTGCATTTGGGTCTTCCATTATAGCTGATATGGAGTTTAATACTGTTGATGGTTTTCAAGGGCGGGAAGTTGATATATTGATATTTTCCACTGTTAGAGCAGCAGATTCATGTTCTTATACAAATGGAGTCAACTCCAGCAGTATTGGGTTTATTGCTGATGTTAGGCGGATGAATGTTGCTTTGACAAGAGCCAAGTTCTCCCTTTGGATTTTCGGTAATGCAAGGACTCTGCAAACAAACCATAACTGGGCTGCCCTGGTAAAAGATGCTAAAGAGAGAAACTTGATTATCTCAGTTAAAAGGCCATATGAGTCCTTTAAAACAGCTTTCAGGCATAACAGTACTACTGAAAAATCTGAGAATTATTCAAGACAGGTGAAGCATGTTGAAAATGCTAGAGATCCTAGCAAGCCTAGCAAACAAATTGAGCACAGGATGCAGGCATCGTTTCACAGGAATTCCAAAA